ATGCTGACCGCCATGCTCTTCGCCCGCTATCGCCTGCGTCGCGGCTGATCCGGAGGTCCCGATCCCATGGAATTCATCGACCTTCTGATCTCGGCCGGTCTCTGGGCCACGGTGCTGCGCATCGCGACACCGCTGATCTTCGGCACGCTGGGAGAGTTGATCTGCGAGCGGGCCGGCGTGCTCAATCTGGGCATCGAAGGCATCATGACCATGGGCGCCATGGTCGGCTGGATGGCGGTTTTCCAGGGTGCCGATCTCTGGACCGGCCTCGCGGTCGCGGCTGCGGCCGGCCTGCTGGTCGGCCTGCTTCATGGCCTGCTGACCGTGCCGCTCGGCCTGTCGCAGCATGTCACCGGCCTTGGCATCACCATGCTTGCGACCAGCCTGTCCTATTTCGCCTATCGCCTGCTGCTGCCCGAGACCACCACCCCGCCCTCGATCACCCCCTTCGCGCCGCTGGGCGAGGGCTGGTGGCAGGCGGTGCCCTGGCTGGGCGAGGTGATCGGCCAGCAGACCGCGCCCACCCTGCTGGCCCTGGCCCTGGTCGGGCTGGTCGCCTGGGTGCTCTATCGCACCCCCGCCGGCCTTGCGGTGCGGATGGTGGGCGAGAACCCGGCCGCAGCCGATGCCCAGGGCATTT
This genomic stretch from Tistrella mobilis harbors:
- a CDS encoding ABC transporter permease, with product MEFIDLLISAGLWATVLRIATPLIFGTLGELICERAGVLNLGIEGIMTMGAMVGWMAVFQGADLWTGLAVAAAAGLLVGLLHGLLTVPLGLSQHVTGLGITMLATSLSYFAYRLLLPETTTPPSITPFAPLGEGWWQAVPWLGEVIGQQTAPTLLALALVGLVAWVLYRTPAGLAVRMVGENPAAADAQGISVTGVRLAAVMVGSALMAMGGAFLTLSAFNAFFFNMMGGRGWICIALVVFASWRPGKALLGALLFAFFDAVQTRLQQMTGGALPYQLFLMLPYLLSILALVVMSRRAAYPQALMVPFRKGER